In the genome of Palaemon carinicauda isolate YSFRI2023 chromosome 15, ASM3689809v2, whole genome shotgun sequence, one region contains:
- the LOC137654256 gene encoding uncharacterized protein, with protein sequence MIKAYAALVCILLLMGAVLLLIYMCDKFLCSPSYEYTEEEHAERRRRRSERQKLLQHEKPLAGQAPPGGIDQGRLYDQNLQQFYHIEQEKPEKSPKEVNDSEQILNLHNQKKQLIQLHHE encoded by the exons ATGATCAAGGCGTATGCGGCACTTGTGTGCATTCTTCTTTTAATGGGAGCTGTTCTCCTCTTGATCTATATGTGTGACAAGTTTCTGTGCAGTCCAA GTTACGAGTACACAGAAGAGGAACACGCCGAACGCAGACGAAGGAGGTCCGAACGGCAAAAGCTCCTGCAGCACGAGAAACCCCTGGCAGGACAGGCACCGCCCGGGGGAATCGACCAAGGGCGCCTCTACGACCAGAACCTGCAGCAGTTTTATCATATAGAGCAGGAGAAGCCTGAGAAGAGCCCTAAGGAAGTGAATGACTCTGAACAAATATTGAATTTGCATAACCAGAAAAAACAGCTAATACAATTGCATCATGAGTAA